From Coccinella septempunctata chromosome 4, icCocSept1.1, whole genome shotgun sequence, a single genomic window includes:
- the LOC123312379 gene encoding uncharacterized protein LOC123312379 — protein sequence MTSFCASPISFSSSSSLMVFSKRCASTNPFVVMTRGRIDVEYHNIRPVVRNGSVSDEWMVPIQFHLLIFQYFFRAMAWWYAFAMALWRSVYSLGARMGQDDVMCWIVSVAWEHLRHLSLGKFLFIICF from the exons ATGACCTCCTTTTGTGCCTCTCCGATTAGCTTTTCATCTAGTTCCAGCTTAATGGTGTTTTCGAAAAGATGTGCCTCCACTAATCCGTTTGTGGTTATGACGAGGGGTAGGATTGATGTAGAG taTCACAATATCCGGCCGGTTGTGCGCAATGGGTCTGTCAGTGACGAGTGGATGGTCCCAATACAGTTTCATCTCCTCATTTTCCAGTATTTCTTTAG GGCGATGGCTTGGTGGTATGCCTTTGCCATGGCATTGTGGCGGTCCGTGTATTCCCTTGGAGCGAGGATGGGGCAGGATGACGTGATGTGTTGGATTGTTTCAGTCGCCTGGGAGCATTTGCGGCATTTGTCATTAGGTAAGTTCTTATTCATTATCTGTTTTTGA